The nucleotide window TCCAAAGACCAATGTCTTGATACGCAAAGGCTGTCTCAATGAATGGTTCATACTGAGCGTCATTATCAACAAAATGCATAGCATAAGTAATGGTGCGATAGACATGATTACGATACCCAGGTAAATCTTCGCCTATCTGATGTTTGTAACGCTCTAGTATGTCATCAACTCGCGGCCGCTGTTGTTTGATTTCAATTGAGGACATGGTTTGCTCCTGTGCACAAGTTAACGCGATTAAAGACTCTTTAGCCCTTTCATAAATACCGCAAACTGCGGTCTAAGTTCTTTAAATAACGGCTGCTTGGGGTGTTTTAACATCACTTCGCCAAATAATTTCAAGCCAACGGCCAATGCCGTGGCATCACGGCTATCAAGATCCATTTTACCTTGCATCGACTCAACAATTTTAAACACATCGTCATGGTTTCTGGTCGTGAAACTCAATGGCTTACTGGTAACCGAATTACCTTTTTTATCTTCTACATGTTCGATAGTAAACTGGTATAAGTGACCTTTCATATTTAACTCCAATGCCTGTAACCGCTAATCAATGCCTGTGTTAAGTGTAGCCAGATATACCCGTTTCAGGTTAAATCAACCCGATGCTCAGAATCGCTTGTCAAAAAACGCGCTGTTGCTGGCTAATATATTAAATTCATTGCCTTTTTGCTTAGGTGCTGTAGTCTAGATACTACCCCGTTTGGTCACTTATCCTCGATAGTTGGCTTAGCGCTCAACATTGAGGCAGCCAATGACACACTTACGTTTATGCTATCAAACCATTGAGTTTGAAAAGATCGACATCCACCTGTGTACCTTGCGCAATCGACAAGAATTTCATGATCCTGATGGCGAAGCCGAAAAACTTGGCATCAGTTCAGCCTCTTGGCCGATATTTGGTGTTGTTTGGCCATCAAGCATGGTACTTGCCCACTATATATCGAAATACAACACCGCAACCAAACGTATATTAGAAATTGGCTGTGGTACCGCACTGAGTAGCTTGTTGTTAAATAAACAACAAGCCGATATCACTGCAACCGATCACCACCCACAAGCAGGCAAATTTCTTGAGCGTAACACGACGCTTAATGAAGATGACGCGATCAACTTTGTGCGCACCGATTGGGCCGATGAAGATGATGATTTAGGCGAGTTTGATCTGATCATTGGCAGTGATTTGTTATACGAAGATCAACACATTGAATTACTCGCAAGCTTTATTGACCAACACGCAAGAACCGAGTGTGAAGTTATTATTGTCGATCCTGGTCGAGGTCGAAAAAACAAGTTAACGGGCCGCATGCAAACACTTGGCTATAGC belongs to Thalassotalea sp. HSM 43 and includes:
- a CDS encoding DUF3861 domain-containing protein, which translates into the protein MKGHLYQFTIEHVEDKKGNSVTSKPLSFTTRNHDDVFKIVESMQGKMDLDSRDATALAVGLKLFGEVMLKHPKQPLFKELRPQFAVFMKGLKSL
- a CDS encoding class I SAM-dependent methyltransferase produces the protein MTHLRLCYQTIEFEKIDIHLCTLRNRQEFHDPDGEAEKLGISSASWPIFGVVWPSSMVLAHYISKYNTATKRILEIGCGTALSSLLLNKQQADITATDHHPQAGKFLERNTTLNEDDAINFVRTDWADEDDDLGEFDLIIGSDLLYEDQHIELLASFIDQHARTECEVIIVDPGRGRKNKLTGRMQTLGYSASQFKPEHTDYLKDEFKGHILKYKRTA